A stretch of DNA from Saccharomycodes ludwigii strain NBRC 1722 chromosome I, whole genome shotgun sequence:
GGAAGGTTTCCTGAAAGCGAAAGTTAGTGATTTTACTTTGTGAACTTGGGTGGGGGAACAATTGAATAAATCtaataaacaattaatttaaaatttttgtttatttacttttttttttttttattaaactcgaaacgaaaaaatattagaaaaaaaaaaaaaaaaaaaaaaaaagatattttttacttttaacGCACTAACTGTGCTTCGGATGGATCTGAGTCCGAGTGACCTTGATAGGCCAATCCGAAAAGATGGGAAAACAggcctaaaaaaaatacaaatttgTCGGTATTTACATTCATACAAGTTTGttataaaagaaacaatCAAATGAAATCAATATCAATCGATcaatcaaaaacaataagCACCAAACATTCTATATAGTACTATCTTGTTAATATCGTGaacacaaaaataaaattaaatttatatagtaataacaaatattatacataacaaaataattttattgatattggttttctaaaattttaatataccACGGTGCttattcttattaaaaCACCTTGATCGATATCTAAATGTTATTCGATATGCAATATCAGTTTATTCTTTcattctcttttcttttcttagTTGTTCATTGGTATATATCACCATCATGCctcaaataatttaatcaCTTAATGCAATAGATGACTGCCTTCTCCCTAAGTAAATTTGAGACCCAcaaaaaacgaaaaatatgaaataaACTAGTGCAGCTATAAAAACAGTATGTGCTACAGCTGGACCATCTTCTGGATCATTTATAGAACCAACGAATTCTTCGTGGCTTATATTAAACAAATGTCCTATCACggataaaattataacagCAAATGCACTCAATACAGTACAAAACCAAGCTTTACCAGAAGAAACGACTGgcttcattattatttctattagacgagtattatttttattagttgattatttttcttgtttttttaaaagaaaacttttgataattatatatatagaaatgaaaaaggcCTCTTGCTGTAAAGGGAAAAGCTATAAAatcttttctaaaaaaaattaaaaaaaattaaaaaaaaaaaaaaaaatgcagccaaaaaaaaaaaaaaaaaaaaaaaaaaaaaaaggaaaaaagaaaaaaaagagaaattaCAAAGTTCGTAGAAAGTGATTTTAAGTATTGCATAAatcaaattattgaaaCAGTTCGTTATGTGAGTTTGTTACCCGAAGTCCGAATGTTGTTTCGTTCCGCCGGGAACTCTGTATTTAGGTTACTCATTCATTATGACAAGGATTTACGTTGTAGTTTGTCTTTAAGGTATATTCGATCACATATATGGATATGATTGTATATCTTATTCTTCTTACTTGGTCTTaacatatatttaattagtttatcatattgttaatatttattatattatgatACTAGCAAAATGGTCTTACAGCGTGTTTGCATTTTATACCATAGACGTATGCCCCAAGACAACCTTCCCCAAaagagataaaaaaaaaaaaataaaaatcacaAACCATCAAATTTTGTAATACCATGATCAGGTTTGGATCTGCTTTGcatatcttttttctttggctTTTTAGTCAAACTGTTTTGGTGTTTATTGTCCATATGCCTTCTTTTGTTTGAAATATgttctttattttcctcTTCGGAATCACTTTTACTCAACTCCGCCAATAGTTCCTCTTTAGACAAGAGACGtgcatttttattttgtccAGCatcacttttattttcattaaaattaGAATCAGAATCAGAATCAGAATTAGAATCAGAATCAGAATCAGAATCAGGATCACTTACATCGTCAAAATTGCTAGCATTACTGCTATGGTTCAACtcaccattattatcagtatCAGTATCACTAATATCCTCATTAACAACagcattatcattatcccATAGCTTTATACTATCCATACCGCCGCTCAATAACCTATAATCGTAATCTAAATCTAAAAAGCAAACCTCATCAAAATCACTGTGCTTCCtaatttcttcaattttaCTTGTCTTAATGTTAACT
This window harbors:
- a CDS encoding uncharacterized protein (similar to Saccharomyces cerevisiae YPR170W-B | putative protein of unknown function): MKPVVSSGKAWFCTVLSAFAVIILSVIGHLFNISHEEFVGSINDPEDGPAVAHTVFIAALVYFIFFVFCGSQIYLGRRQSSIALSD